In Cyanobacteria bacterium GSL.Bin1, one genomic interval encodes:
- the bchH gene encoding magnesium chelatase subunit H, producing MTHRIVLIAGFESFNANLYREAAKVAQQQCPELEIFVFSNRDLANSPEKIETALQEAQVFFASLLFDYDQVIWLRERIQNIPIRLVFESALELMALTKVGTFTLSEKPKGMPKPVKFILSKFGNSREEDKLAGYLSFLKVGPKLLKYLPGRKVQDLRHWLTIYSYWNAGGAENVATLFTYIAKTYLDLPVGEIPPPIETPNMGLLHPDYEGYFTSPQDYLHWYTQQKPEATDRAVVAILLYRKHVLTQQPYIPQLIRAFESANLLPIPLFITGVEGHIAVRDWLTTTYEQQQRELGKIATRSLKKEAVRVDAIVSTLGFPLVGGPAGSMEAGRQVAVATRILNAKNVPYIVAAPLLIQDIHSWTRQGIGGLQSVVLYALPELDGAIEPVPLGGLVGDDIYLVPERVRRLTGRVKQWIALREKPPRDRKIAIVLYGFPPGYGATGTAALLNVPQSLMRLLRELQAQGYNVGELPESGEALIQQVREADEAYSGQLPHISDLSASGITTVKAKALHKWLKPIQRRRIEKQWKSLTGSGIRTLGDHFLLGGVQLGNIWIGVQPPLGLSGDPMRLMFERDLTPHPQYAAFYKWLQEEFQADAVVHFGMHGTVEWLPGSPLGNTAYSWPDTLLGNLPHLYIYAANNPSESMLAKRRGYGVLISHNVPPYGRAGLYKELVTLRDLITEYREDPEKNFPLKEAICTKVVDTGLDADCPLPALQEQNLTFSYQTVSQLAPEIFDAYLKDLYDYLQVLENRLFSSGLHVFGQPPNPEQLASYLHAYFDGQLPEEVLDAIAQGETPIAEDPLLEEALEIRDRLSQTTDEITNLLRGLNGEYIPPAPGGDLLRDGPGVLPTGRNIHALDPYRMPSPAAFERGSAIAQQIIDQHLAETGTYPETVAVMLWGLDTIKTKGESLGIVLGLVGAKPVKEGTGRIVRYELEPLERLNHPRIDVLGNLSGIFRDSFVNVIELLDDLFLRAATADEPRDRNFIRKHALELQAQGVENPSARLFSNPAGDFGSLVNDRVSDGNWDTGEELADTWQGRNAFSYGRNDKGQTRLEILNNLLKSTGRIVQQIDSVEYGLTDIQEYYANTGALKKAAEVQGGKPVTASVVESFSKDSTPRKLEDVLRLEYRTKLLNPKWAKAMADQGSGGAYEISQRMTALMGWAGTTNFQENWVYDQAAETYALDPEMAERLRQANPEAFRNIVGRMLEAQGRGFWEVDEDRLQQLRALYNLTDAELEGIVNPAG from the coding sequence TGAGAAGATAGAGACTGCTTTACAAGAGGCGCAAGTTTTCTTTGCCAGTTTACTCTTCGACTATGATCAGGTGATTTGGTTACGGGAACGGATTCAAAATATCCCGATTCGCCTCGTGTTTGAATCCGCACTGGAACTGATGGCGCTGACAAAGGTGGGAACGTTTACCCTTAGCGAAAAACCTAAGGGAATGCCAAAACCGGTTAAATTTATCCTCAGTAAGTTTGGGAATAGTCGGGAAGAGGACAAGTTAGCGGGCTATCTAAGCTTTTTGAAAGTGGGACCGAAGTTGTTGAAGTATCTTCCCGGTCGGAAGGTGCAAGATTTACGCCATTGGCTGACGATTTATAGTTATTGGAATGCCGGGGGTGCCGAAAACGTCGCCACGCTGTTTACCTATATCGCGAAAACTTATCTCGATTTACCCGTCGGTGAGATTCCACCGCCTATAGAAACGCCCAATATGGGTTTGTTACATCCCGATTATGAGGGTTATTTCACTTCCCCGCAAGATTACTTACACTGGTACACACAGCAGAAACCCGAAGCAACCGATCGCGCTGTGGTTGCCATCCTCCTTTACCGGAAGCATGTCCTGACCCAGCAACCTTATATCCCCCAACTGATTCGCGCCTTTGAAAGTGCTAATCTGTTACCGATTCCTCTGTTTATTACAGGAGTGGAAGGGCATATTGCCGTCCGAGATTGGCTAACCACCACTTATGAACAACAGCAGCGGGAATTAGGCAAGATTGCCACGCGATCGCTGAAAAAAGAGGCAGTAAGGGTGGATGCGATTGTTTCTACCCTTGGCTTTCCCTTAGTGGGGGGGCCCGCCGGTTCCATGGAAGCAGGACGACAAGTAGCAGTCGCCACTCGCATCTTAAACGCTAAAAATGTCCCCTATATTGTCGCTGCACCCCTTTTAATCCAAGATATTCACTCCTGGACGAGACAGGGGATTGGTGGGCTGCAAAGTGTGGTACTGTATGCCTTACCGGAGTTAGATGGCGCGATCGAGCCGGTGCCATTAGGGGGTTTAGTCGGAGATGATATCTATCTGGTTCCCGAACGAGTACGACGCTTAACGGGACGGGTGAAACAGTGGATTGCGCTGCGGGAGAAACCTCCGCGCGATCGCAAAATCGCAATTGTCCTCTATGGCTTTCCCCCCGGCTATGGCGCAACGGGAACCGCTGCACTGCTCAATGTTCCTCAATCTTTAATGCGCTTATTACGAGAACTGCAAGCGCAAGGATATAACGTCGGTGAACTGCCAGAAAGTGGCGAAGCGTTGATTCAGCAAGTGCGAGAAGCAGATGAGGCTTATTCCGGTCAACTCCCGCACATATCAGATTTGAGTGCCAGTGGGATTACAACGGTTAAAGCTAAAGCCCTTCATAAATGGCTGAAACCAATTCAACGCCGACGGATTGAGAAGCAGTGGAAATCGTTAACGGGGAGTGGAATTCGGACATTGGGCGATCACTTCTTACTCGGTGGGGTGCAACTAGGGAACATCTGGATTGGCGTGCAACCGCCTTTAGGCTTATCTGGCGACCCGATGCGCTTGATGTTTGAACGGGATCTTACCCCGCATCCCCAATACGCAGCGTTTTATAAATGGCTACAGGAAGAATTCCAAGCCGATGCTGTGGTTCATTTCGGGATGCATGGCACGGTGGAATGGTTGCCGGGTTCTCCATTAGGAAATACGGCTTATTCTTGGCCCGATACCTTATTGGGAAATCTGCCGCATCTCTATATCTATGCGGCAAATAATCCGTCTGAGTCCATGTTGGCTAAACGGCGAGGCTATGGGGTGTTAATTTCTCATAATGTTCCCCCTTATGGTCGCGCTGGTTTGTATAAAGAACTGGTAACACTACGAGATTTAATCACTGAATATCGCGAAGATCCGGAGAAAAACTTCCCGTTGAAAGAAGCGATTTGTACTAAGGTCGTTGATACGGGGTTAGATGCAGATTGCCCACTCCCTGCGCTACAAGAGCAAAATCTCACCTTTTCTTACCAAACGGTCAGTCAACTTGCACCCGAGATTTTTGATGCTTATCTCAAGGATCTCTATGACTATCTACAAGTGTTAGAAAATCGTCTGTTTTCTTCAGGATTGCACGTTTTCGGCCAACCTCCGAATCCTGAACAATTGGCGAGTTACTTGCACGCCTATTTTGATGGGCAATTGCCAGAAGAGGTTTTAGACGCAATCGCGCAAGGGGAAACCCCCATTGCAGAAGACCCACTTTTAGAAGAAGCCTTAGAAATTCGCGATCGCCTGAGTCAGACAACGGATGAAATCACTAATTTATTGCGAGGTCTCAATGGCGAATACATTCCCCCTGCGCCCGGTGGCGACTTGTTGCGAGATGGTCCCGGCGTGTTACCCACAGGGCGCAATATTCACGCCCTTGACCCCTATCGGATGCCCTCTCCTGCTGCCTTTGAACGAGGAAGCGCGATCGCGCAACAAATTATCGATCAACATTTAGCCGAAACTGGCACGTATCCGGAAACCGTCGCGGTGATGCTATGGGGCTTAGATACGATTAAAACCAAAGGCGAATCCCTGGGCATTGTCCTCGGCTTAGTGGGTGCCAAGCCGGTGAAAGAAGGGACAGGGCGCATTGTTCGCTATGAGTTAGAACCGTTAGAGCGCCTCAATCATCCGCGCATTGATGTCCTGGGCAATCTCTCAGGGATTTTCCGCGATAGCTTTGTTAATGTCATAGAATTGTTGGATGATTTGTTTCTACGCGCAGCAACCGCTGATGAACCGCGCGATCGTAACTTCATTCGCAAGCACGCTTTAGAACTGCAAGCGCAAGGGGTAGAAAATCCCTCTGCACGACTCTTTTCTAATCCAGCTGGCGATTTTGGCTCGCTAGTCAATGATCGCGTTTCTGACGGTAACTGGGATACCGGGGAAGAACTGGCGGACACTTGGCAAGGGCGCAATGCCTTTAGTTACGGTCGCAACGATAAAGGTCAAACCCGCCTGGAAATCCTTAATAATCTCCTCAAAAGCACCGGTCGCATTGTCCAACAAATTGATTCCGTTGAATACGGACTCACTGATATTCAAGAATATTACGCCAATACGGGCGCACTGAAAAAAGCAGCAGAAGTGCAAGGAGGAAAACCAGTGACCGCCAGCGTCGTGGAAAGTTTCTCTAAAGATTCCACCCCTCGCAAACTAGAAGATGTCTTGCGCTTAGAATACCGCACCAAACTGCTCAATCCCAAATGGGCAAAAGCAATGGCCGATCAAGGATCAGGCGGGGCTTACGAAATTTCCCAACGGATGACGGCTTTAATGGGCTGGGCGGGAACCACTAACTTTCAAGAAAACTGGGTGTATGACCAAGCAGCAGAGACCTACGCCCTTGATCCAGAGATGGCAGAACGTTTACGCCAAGCGAACCCGGAAGCCTTTCGCAATATTGTCGGGAGAATGCTGGAAGCCCAGGGACGTGGATTTTGGGAAGTCGATGAAGATCGCTTGCAGCAGTTACGGGCACTGTACAATCTGACGGATGCAGAATTAGAAGGAATCGTCAACCCTGCTGGTTAG